In the genome of Populus trichocarpa isolate Nisqually-1 chromosome 10, P.trichocarpa_v4.1, whole genome shotgun sequence, the window TTTGAGTATCTTCGTGTTCTTCATTGGTTTCAGAttgtttcaatcaagtccctaattggtcatcaaacttcaataaatatgcaattaagcccctaatttgattaaatcaactcttaaaaattctaatttgacCCTAGAACTTTAagttcttccaataaaagcctaaattgacttaaaaatcaatttttcttgcaatcaacccgctataaattcaactaaaccttagataaaatttaattgagtccataaacatctgattttgaatatatatttttttttcaaattgaattttctttgtcaacaaggctctcatcagtcaacgatatactgtcaaatttcaatctttgcatttttgaacctcctcaaccaatttttgtctatttttcgGCATTCCAACATCCTTTTCTCGCTCTTATTATTTCTTGGATTTcttctgaatattttttcatatataatttttattttctcatttttatgtgggaacccaaaaatgggtaacaacataTATAGTGATTGAATCATCACCCTAACTAAGATCTAAAAAAGATCCATGAAGTTGTATAATATGAGAATTAGACAGAGAAGTGATTGCTTGCTCAAGAGTATGCCAAACACAGTGCGAGGTTTGGCAATCGATAATACGATGCAGTACATCCATTGAAAGAGAATAAAACAGTTCactcaaaataatttgatattgttgtttccaacaaagaaaaaaaggattagCCTAAAGAAAAGAACCATTAACAACAATCATATCAGGAGCAGGACACGACAAAGAGCCAtcaacaaatttgaaaacacCTTGTCCAAGAAGGTACAATTTCATTTACAATTGTCAATAAAGATAATTGGTATTTGTAACCTTCAAAGAAATAACTTGTAGAGTATTGGAAAGAGGAACAATCATGGCAATTGAAGTCTCTATGAGATAAGATTCACGGCAATAGCAAGGGAGGATTCCAAAGCAGAGGAAGAACAAAAGGTTTGCATTGGTGCCTCAAAAGAAGCGGCGGTTTGTGGTGGGTTGAGGGTTGCGACAACCAGATTAGAGACCAttatagagaagaaaaaagagttttaaTATGTTAGGGCTTTCTCACTATAAATCTATGCTCTCTATGCATTCTTTCAActcatcaataaaatattacattaatcatttaaaaacgTTAGTGGGAATAAAATAATTGTAGTGAATATATATAGCAGTACCTATCTTAAAATAAGAtgagaaatatttattattttcttcaagaaTGAGATGaggaaatattttaattgatggGGAATCTTATAAACTTTTAAGCACGAGCTAGTAAATAAAGTGGTCCAAAAGCTCAAAACCTAAACGACAACTCTTTGCCGCAGGACTATAATTTGTAGTTTTGTCGACCAACAGGTGCACGTATAATTATTATAACGAATAATCCAAATGTTTGCAGTCTTTCAACACATGAACTAGAAGACAAAAAATCGGGATAACTAATACTGATCTTAACAATGAAGATCACTAAACttctatcaaaacaataaatttttaaatatcgtATAGTTTTTATTGCAAGAAAataggaataattttttttgacaatttataaaaaaatcttcattttatAATAGGACATGTAATCTCATTTTAAATGACCGATTCCAAGCTTCacaacttgaattttatttggaaGGTTTAATTAGTAGTTTTAATTGAAGTTATTTATAGAATAGACTCTTTCGTTTTTTTTCGAGTTGTCAAGCTCACCAATTATTTCACACGATTAATGATTAAAACAATTGTCGTTACAAAAGaatatagtttatttaattttatttaataaatttaaattttttaagttcatTGATCAGATCAATTATAACATTTTAAGCAAGTGGTGCCAGCGAGAAGAGCTCAAAATCTATACGACAACTCCTTGCCATAGGACTATAATTTCTACTCAGCACGAGTAAAACACTATTGTGGGATAAATCAAGTAAGCAAGAGGCAAGAGCTCAAAACCTACACGACAACTCTTTACTAAAGGACTATAATTTGTAGTTTTGTCGAAGGTCGGCACGAGTAAAacactataatttatatttttgtggaattttttaattaattgtaacaaataatcaaaatgcTTGCTCCATATAAATATATGCTCTCCATGCGTTGCTTCAACACAAGATCAACAAGACACAATATTGAGATAACTAATACtcatattcaaaaaatatggaGATCACTAAATTTCtagggttctccttccttctctTTGCCTTCGCAGCAACTTCATTTCCTGAGGCCGTTCATGCCAAAGATGCTGCAGCAGTGCTCGATGTCTTCGGTCATGAGGTGCAAGCTGGTGCTCGTTATTTAATCGTAGCCCCCTCGACTGACAATACAACAACTCTTGCGGTCACTGCGACTAGCAAGATCATATGCAATTCAGATGTTATACTTTCCACTTTGAACGAGAGCCTCCCAATAACATTTTCACCTGCTATAAAATCCAACGATGGTGTCATCCGTGAAGGCTCTTATCTAAATGTGAACTTTGATGCACCCTCATGTAGGATGGGGGGCGTGACAACGATGTGGATGATTGAATCGGAAGGATTGATTGTGACCACAGGAGGTGTTGATAGATTGAATCGGTTTAAGATCACCAAGTATGAAGGTGATAATAGTTTTTATCAGCTTTCTTTTTGTCCAATGTCCGAACCCTTCTGTGAATGCTCATGCGTCCCAGTTGGCGTCAACAGTGACAAGCACTTGGCTCCCAATGTCGGCCCTCTTCTTGTGATGTTCGAACCAGATGCATATTGATATTATCTGCTGCAATTCTGTATGAGGGAGTACGAGTGCCTACTATCATGTATTGggcataaataaaactaaaataaataagaagctTTTTAGCTTTGGCTTTTCCTTAGTTTCCATGGCGTCTCCATATTTATACTTCGTTTGTTGCTTGATCTTGTCACTAGAAAATCATCTGGTTGCTACAATCATTGGTTGATATCATCTAAATGTTCGGAACCAGATgtcagtattttttttccttctgcaaatatataaatattttttttgcatgtctTAGTGGGTTTTAGGTCCTATTTATATATTGGCCTAGAATGTGATAATAGTTAATTTCAATATGAAATTCATTCCGTTTTATCATAATCAGCAGATAGGAAAGGGTATCTGACAAAAATAGGTTCGAAATAAAGAATATGAGTTaccactaattttttatttctcaagtgTGATTGgtcaattaatcaattttaaccaatatctgaaatttattaaaatcgaCATATTTTGATGTACACAAACCTTCTCCCACTCGGTTCCTTTTGCGAGAAATGAACAAGTCCTTAACCTCTTCCTTTTGCGAGAAATGAACAAGTCCTTAACCTCTCCAAATTTAACGAAGGATCTTCTTAGGGATTGATACTGAAGCTAGCAAGGAAATCTTTCAAAGTATATCTTCACAGATTTAAAACGTGGTTATGATTGGTATTGGTTGGTGAAAGCTGATCTTTTTGTGAAGGTCGGAATCGAGGGTCTTAGATAGGGGTGGTAATATGGTGGTGATGAGGATAATGGTTTGAAAGAAGTTGCTGCTGTAGTTTCAAAGAAGTTGGTGCTGTTGGAGAGGTCTGCTacaagctgctgctgctggcgtGGAAGGGGCTGTCGCCGCCGTGGAAGGGAATGCTGCTGCTACAATGATTTTTGTGAATATAATGCTATTAAAGAAGCATCTCAACTCAAAAGGTTAAGATGTTAGATAAAgttcaagaataattttatattattctctaaaataTCCTCTAAAATGAAAATTCTTTGGGCCTAAACTTTTATAGATTCATACTACCttgtgtgttattttttatcaaataaaataaaaataatgagatttgaactcgtaatCACTTGAGTAGATTAGTGATGGGATCCGTTGCTCTTGTTTTGCAGACCAGGTCAGGAGCCGGCTCAACTCTAAATGACGGTTTATATATCAACAAATAACTAGTCAGTACTATCCGAGTCATCAGtcgagaaaaatattgttaccATCTACTGCCTAATTATCATTACGTACCAAACACAAGAAATAAACCATCTCATGCTCACCTACTTTATCATCTGTGACCTTGACATATTGGTTCCTTTGATCGTGTAAGCTCTTATGATGTcgcctaattaattttttgaaacagTAATGCATTTACAATTTGGAATATAACATGGattggttttggatttgattCTATTGCGagcatgaatattttttggCTCGATGTTTTACATTGATTCAAGAAATAGGTTTATATTTGTTATGTTATAGGTTGACAAATATGTGATTATTGCTCGCATTTTAGTTGCATTGATCAATGACATGAACTTCATTGCTAAGAAATGTTTGagttttattagatttaattactattattgtCGTGCCCTCCTCAAGAGAGCGATGTCACAATGACAATTCTAGGACAGTGTCTTTTGAAATGGTTTTTAGTTTGGTTGAGAGTCGTCACCTAATATTATAtctactaggaaacctaactagtttattttaaaaaattctaggCAAGatactggttgcgtaaaggagTGCAtcggtttttatttgtttgctatGGTCTGATGAAGTCTATCTTTACTGACTTTACTATGACGGGTCTGCTATTATGAATAATCCTAATTTTCCAGGTCAAGAACTTGGTCTGGGAAGGTGAAATATGCTCAATTATTGttgaggcttctttcaagggaAAACTAGAATTCTGTTTTTGATTGTCGCGTTATtcccaaataatatttcagataaaattcTTTCcggattttatatttatagtagAAGTAAATGAGTTGTATtattcacaataatattttggatattaacctcaTACAAGTTTCTTATTCTTATATTAAAGGTTAGTTATACTaaaaatgccacaatcaccgacgccTTCACCGACGGATACAGTCCGTCGacattttaccgagagttgaaaaatatttactggaactgccacaatcaccgacatcTTCACAGACGGATAGATTCCGTCGGTATTATaccgagagttgaaaaatatttactggatatgccactgtcaccgacggaatatatttgtcggtatatttccaacgagattttttttttgcgcacATTTTCAGTATGTAAAACCATTGGTAAGTTTTTTTTCCGACAAACTTAGCAACGGAATGTGGGATTACCGACGAAAGACATGCCGACGGACActttctgtcggtaaaaaatTTACCGATGACATCTAAATCTCACACCAATAGATTCGGTCCATcagtaaaactgtgaaatctcaAAGTGaaccttgaaaaaatataatacagcCCTTAAACATCCAATTGTGAATTTCTCTCCTcaagttgaattttctttgtcaatagagacttcatcaataaaaaatacgctgttaaatttttcaattttacatgCTTAATCCTCCTCAACTATTCTTTGGCAATTCCCC includes:
- the LOC127905821 gene encoding wound-responsive protein GWIN3-like, whose protein sequence is MEITKFLGFSFLLFAFAATSFPEAVHAKDAAAVLDVFGHEVQAGARYLIVAPSTDNTTTLAVTATSKIICNSDVILSTLNESLPITFSPAIKSNDGVIREGSYLNVNFDAPSCRMGGVTTMWMIESEGLIVTTGGVDRLNRFKITKYEGDNSFYQLSFCPMSEPFCECSCVPVGVNSDKHLAPNVGPLLVMFEPDAY